From a single Labrenzia sp. PHM005 genomic region:
- a CDS encoding DoxX family protein, producing the protein MIDTKTGPYAILLLRVSLGVLFLAHAGLKFFVFTPSGAAGFFQSLGLPGVLAHVTIGVEVLGALALITGFHARIAALALLPILIGAIVFVHGHNGWLFSNENGGWEFPAFWALALIVQALLGNGAYALSGKDSPFVAHAA; encoded by the coding sequence ATGATCGATACCAAAACTGGCCCCTATGCCATTCTTTTGCTGCGCGTGTCTTTAGGTGTTTTGTTTTTGGCACATGCTGGGCTCAAGTTTTTTGTGTTCACCCCTTCAGGCGCTGCGGGGTTCTTTCAGTCCCTGGGATTGCCAGGTGTTCTGGCCCATGTGACGATCGGTGTTGAAGTGCTCGGCGCTCTGGCACTGATCACCGGTTTTCATGCGCGTATTGCGGCGCTCGCATTGCTGCCAATCCTGATCGGCGCCATCGTATTTGTGCATGGCCACAATGGCTGGCTGTTTTCCAATGAAAACGGCGGCTGGGAGTTTCCAGCATTCTGGGCTCTCGCGCTGATTGTGCAGGCTCTGCTGGGCAATGGCGCCTATGCGCTTTCCGGCAAAGACAGCCCTTTTGTGGCGCATGCCGCCTGA
- a CDS encoding LysR family transcriptional regulator — protein MNLIDAMRAFVSVYETGSFTSAADKLGTSKTLVSKKVQALENRLGTRLFNRTTRSLSPTEAGQLYHSRCVQVLDDIDELEDLILHQSEQPRGRLHVSAPTTFGELYVAPLLPEFTKAFPCVSVDLSLSDRHVHLVDEGFDVAVRIADLPSSGLIARKLAPSPIYLCASPTYLKEKGTPEKPNDLGQHQCIIDTNFRNPHSWPFHEDGNLIQVPVEGGLLVNSARAVRDYVLAGCGLALCPGYMVHQDIAEGRLKTLLSSFNAFEINAYAIYNSKRNMAPKVRVFVDFLAKKLQPVGQTW, from the coding sequence ATGAATCTGATCGACGCCATGCGCGCCTTTGTATCCGTTTATGAAACCGGCTCGTTCACCAGTGCCGCCGACAAACTCGGCACGTCCAAAACCCTTGTTTCGAAAAAGGTACAGGCTCTCGAAAACCGCCTTGGAACGCGCCTTTTCAATCGGACAACCCGGAGCCTCAGCCCAACAGAAGCCGGCCAGCTTTATCACAGCCGCTGTGTCCAAGTGCTGGATGATATCGATGAACTGGAAGACCTGATCCTTCATCAGTCAGAGCAACCGCGCGGACGGCTGCATGTAAGCGCACCAACCACCTTTGGCGAACTTTATGTGGCACCCCTTCTGCCTGAGTTCACAAAGGCCTTTCCTTGTGTCTCAGTCGACCTCAGCCTATCGGACCGGCATGTCCATTTGGTCGATGAGGGATTTGATGTGGCGGTGCGTATCGCAGATCTGCCGAGTTCCGGCCTGATCGCCCGCAAGCTCGCGCCGTCCCCAATCTACCTATGCGCTTCGCCCACTTACTTAAAGGAAAAAGGCACGCCGGAAAAACCAAATGATCTTGGCCAGCACCAATGCATCATCGACACGAATTTCCGCAACCCGCACAGCTGGCCGTTTCATGAGGACGGTAATCTCATCCAGGTACCTGTCGAAGGTGGTCTATTGGTCAACAGCGCCCGTGCGGTCCGCGATTATGTCCTCGCCGGCTGCGGTCTGGCGCTCTGTCCGGGATACATGGTGCATCAGGACATTGCCGAAGGCCGCCTGAAGACGCTGCTCTCCAGCTTCAACGCCTTCGAGATCAATGCCTATGCGATCTACAACTCCAAACGGAATATGGCGCCCAAAGTGCGGGTCTTCGTCGACTTTCTGGCCAAAAAGCTGCAACCGGTTGGCCAGACCTGGTAA